A section of the Sebastes fasciatus isolate fSebFas1 chromosome 5, fSebFas1.pri, whole genome shotgun sequence genome encodes:
- the slc44a5b gene encoding choline transporter-like protein 5-B isoform X7: MVSRASLTQTSEGLFIRAWIHGDPRKVVYPTDSFGQFCGHPNTPNANKAILLYFNMLKCANPSVLINLQCPTTQICVSRCPDRFETLADAQPKTQNWRYYKQFCKPRIGISSKSITEILRDEDCPSMIVPSRPFLQRCFPDFITRNGILTVGNQTTFSDADNNRRSVNDLQEGARAANSAPRGLWTDFTGGITNLMNAKEIGLRIFEDYANSWDWILIGLVITMAVSLGFILLLRYTAGVLLWLIIFGVIAAIGFGIWQCYWEFSTLSGKPGANVSITDIGFHTDFSIYLQLSQTWLVFMVSLCVIEGIIVVMLIFLRKRLCIAIALLKEGSKAISYIMSALFYPIITFFLLAICIAYWAVIAVFLASSGDAVYKVTPADNNCMYANLTCNPQNFNGTNITRACPGSQCMFAFYGGESVYHRNIIVLHLCNLFMFLWLVNFTIALGQCTLAGAFASYYWALKKPDDIPACPLYSAFSRAIRYHTGSLAFGSLILAVVQMIRIILEYLDKRLKGHQNGCTRFVMCCLKCCFWCLEHFIKFINRNAYIMIAIYGKNFCTSSRNAFFLLMRNVIRVAVLDKVTDFLLFLGKLLISGSVGVLAFFFFTRKIPVIQEKVPSLNYYWVPLLTVIFGSYMVAHGFFNVYAMCVDTLFLCFCEDLERNDGSSSRPYYMSPGLHKILLKGEEGAKLCAAS, translated from the exons CTTGGATCCATGGTGACCCCAGGAAGGTCGTCTATCCAACCGACAGCTTCGGTCAGTTCTGTGGCCACCCGAACACCCCCAATGC AAACAAAGCCATATTATTGTACTTCAACATGTTGAAATGTGCCAATCCTAGCGTTTTGATTAACCTCCAGTGCCCTACAACCCAG ATCTGTGTCTCCAGGTGCCCTGACAGATTTGAAACTCTCGCGGATGCACAGCCAAAAACCCAAAACTGGAGATATTACAAGCAATTCTGTAAGCCGCGCATCGGGATCAGCAGTAAG TCAATTACAGAAATCCTACGAGATGAAGACTGCCCGTCTATGATCGTGCCAAGCAGACCTT tCCTTCAGCGGTGCTTCCCTGATTTCATTACAAGAAATGGAATTTTAACTGTAGGCAACCAGACCACTTTCAGTGACGCTGACAATAACAGGAGAAGTGTCAACGACCTCCAAGAAGGTGCCAG GGCTGCCAACTCTGCACCCAGAGGGCTCTGGACAGATTTTACAGG AGGTATCACCAATCTGATGAATGCCAAAGAAATTGGCTTGAGGATCTTTGAGGACTATGCAAATTCCTGGGACTGGATCCTCAT TGGTCTGGTGATAACAATGGCGGTCAGTCTGGGCTTCATCCTGCTGCTGCGCTACACTGCTGGTGTGCTCCTGTGGCTCATTATCTTTGGTGTCATCGCCGCGATCGGCTTCG GTATCTGGCAATGCTACTGGGAGTTCAGCACTCTGAGCGGGAAGCCAGGTGCTAACGTCTCCATCACTGATATCGGCTTCCACACAGACTTCAGCATTTACCTTCAGCTCAGCCAAACGTGGCTCGTCTTCA TGGTCTCGCTTTGTGTGATTGAGGGCATCATTGTGGTTATGCTGATATTTCTGAGGAAGAGGCTGTGCATCGCTATTGCATTACTGAAGGAGGGAAGCAA GGCCATCAGCTACATCATGTCCGCTCTCTTCTACCCCATCATCACCTTTTTCCTGCTGGCCATCTGCATCGCCTACTGGGCCGTCATAGCAGT CTTCTTAGCATCATCTGGTGATGCAGTCTACAAGGTCACACCTGCTGACAATAATTGCATGTATGCGAACCTCACATGCAATCCACAG AACTTCAATGGCACAAATATAACCAGAGCGTGCCCCGGGTCACAATGCATGTTTGCCTTCTACGGCGGGGAAAGTGTGTACCACCGCAACATCATAGTCCTCCATCTGTGTAACCTGTTCATGTTCCTCTGGCTGGTCAACTTTACCATCGCGCTGGGCCAGTGCACCCTGGCCGGGGCCTTCGCGTCCTACTACTGGGCCCTGAAGAAGCCAGACGACATCCCTGCATGTCCCCTCTACTCCGCTTTCAGCCGAGCCATACG TTACCACACAGGTTCTCTTGCCTTCGGTTCTCTGATCCTCGCTGTGGTTCAAATGATCCGAATAATTCTCGAGTACCTGGATAAAAGACTGAAAG GTCATCAAAATGGATGCACTCGATTCGTAATGTGCTGCCTCAAATGCTGCTTCTGGTGCCTGGAACATTTCATCAAGTTCATAAACAGAAACGCATACATTATG ATAGCAATATATGGAAAgaacttctgcacctcttccAGGAATGCTTTCTTCCTCCTGATGAGGAACGTTATTCG GGTGGCTGTCCTGGACAAGGTGACAGACTTTCTGCTCTTCTTGGGAAAACTGCTTATTTCAGGAAGTGTCG GTGTTCTCGCATTTTTCTTCTTTACACGTAAAATCCCAGTCATTCAAGAGAAGGTGCCATCCCTAAATTACTACTGGGTCCCCCTTCTG ACGGTGATATTTGGATCCTACATGGTTGCACATGGCTTCTTTAACGTCTATGCCATGTGTGTGGACACGTTGTTCCTGTGCTTTT GTGAAGACCTGGAGAGGAATGACGGTTCTTCCTCCAGGCCCTACTACATGTCTCCTGGCCTGCACAAGATCCTGCTCAAAGGCGAGGAGGGTGCCAAATTATGCGCTGCCTCCTGA
- the slc44a5b gene encoding choline transporter-like protein 5-B isoform X8, producing MLKCANPSVLINLQCPTTQICVSRCPDRFETLADAQPKTQNWRYYKQFCKPRIGISSKSITEILRDEDCPSMIVPSRPFLQRCFPDFITRNGILTVGNQTTFSDADNNRRSVNDLQEGARAANSAPRGLWTDFTGGITNLMNAKEIGLRIFEDYANSWDWILIGLVITMAVSLGFILLLRYTAGVLLWLIIFGVIAAIGFGIWQCYWEFSTLSGKPGANVSITDIGFHTDFSIYLQLSQTWLVFMVSLCVIEGIIVVMLIFLRKRLCIAIALLKEGSKAISYIMSALFYPIITFFLLAICIAYWAVIAVFLASSGDAVYKVTPADNNCMYANLTCNPQNFNGTNITRACPGSQCMFAFYGGESVYHRNIIVLHLCNLFMFLWLVNFTIALGQCTLAGAFASYYWALKKPDDIPACPLYSAFSRAIRYHTGSLAFGSLILAVVQMIRIILEYLDKRLKGHQNGCTRFVMCCLKCCFWCLEHFIKFINRNAYIMIAIYGKNFCTSSRNAFFLLMRNVIRVAVLDKVTDFLLFLGKLLISGSVGVLAFFFFTRKIPVIQEKVPSLNYYWVPLLTVIFGSYMVAHGFFNVYAMCVDTLFLCFCEDLERNDGSSSRPYYMSPGLHKILLKGEEGAKLCAAS from the exons ATGTTGAAATGTGCCAATCCTAGCGTTTTGATTAACCTCCAGTGCCCTACAACCCAG ATCTGTGTCTCCAGGTGCCCTGACAGATTTGAAACTCTCGCGGATGCACAGCCAAAAACCCAAAACTGGAGATATTACAAGCAATTCTGTAAGCCGCGCATCGGGATCAGCAGTAAG TCAATTACAGAAATCCTACGAGATGAAGACTGCCCGTCTATGATCGTGCCAAGCAGACCTT tCCTTCAGCGGTGCTTCCCTGATTTCATTACAAGAAATGGAATTTTAACTGTAGGCAACCAGACCACTTTCAGTGACGCTGACAATAACAGGAGAAGTGTCAACGACCTCCAAGAAGGTGCCAG GGCTGCCAACTCTGCACCCAGAGGGCTCTGGACAGATTTTACAGG AGGTATCACCAATCTGATGAATGCCAAAGAAATTGGCTTGAGGATCTTTGAGGACTATGCAAATTCCTGGGACTGGATCCTCAT TGGTCTGGTGATAACAATGGCGGTCAGTCTGGGCTTCATCCTGCTGCTGCGCTACACTGCTGGTGTGCTCCTGTGGCTCATTATCTTTGGTGTCATCGCCGCGATCGGCTTCG GTATCTGGCAATGCTACTGGGAGTTCAGCACTCTGAGCGGGAAGCCAGGTGCTAACGTCTCCATCACTGATATCGGCTTCCACACAGACTTCAGCATTTACCTTCAGCTCAGCCAAACGTGGCTCGTCTTCA TGGTCTCGCTTTGTGTGATTGAGGGCATCATTGTGGTTATGCTGATATTTCTGAGGAAGAGGCTGTGCATCGCTATTGCATTACTGAAGGAGGGAAGCAA GGCCATCAGCTACATCATGTCCGCTCTCTTCTACCCCATCATCACCTTTTTCCTGCTGGCCATCTGCATCGCCTACTGGGCCGTCATAGCAGT CTTCTTAGCATCATCTGGTGATGCAGTCTACAAGGTCACACCTGCTGACAATAATTGCATGTATGCGAACCTCACATGCAATCCACAG AACTTCAATGGCACAAATATAACCAGAGCGTGCCCCGGGTCACAATGCATGTTTGCCTTCTACGGCGGGGAAAGTGTGTACCACCGCAACATCATAGTCCTCCATCTGTGTAACCTGTTCATGTTCCTCTGGCTGGTCAACTTTACCATCGCGCTGGGCCAGTGCACCCTGGCCGGGGCCTTCGCGTCCTACTACTGGGCCCTGAAGAAGCCAGACGACATCCCTGCATGTCCCCTCTACTCCGCTTTCAGCCGAGCCATACG TTACCACACAGGTTCTCTTGCCTTCGGTTCTCTGATCCTCGCTGTGGTTCAAATGATCCGAATAATTCTCGAGTACCTGGATAAAAGACTGAAAG GTCATCAAAATGGATGCACTCGATTCGTAATGTGCTGCCTCAAATGCTGCTTCTGGTGCCTGGAACATTTCATCAAGTTCATAAACAGAAACGCATACATTATG ATAGCAATATATGGAAAgaacttctgcacctcttccAGGAATGCTTTCTTCCTCCTGATGAGGAACGTTATTCG GGTGGCTGTCCTGGACAAGGTGACAGACTTTCTGCTCTTCTTGGGAAAACTGCTTATTTCAGGAAGTGTCG GTGTTCTCGCATTTTTCTTCTTTACACGTAAAATCCCAGTCATTCAAGAGAAGGTGCCATCCCTAAATTACTACTGGGTCCCCCTTCTG ACGGTGATATTTGGATCCTACATGGTTGCACATGGCTTCTTTAACGTCTATGCCATGTGTGTGGACACGTTGTTCCTGTGCTTTT GTGAAGACCTGGAGAGGAATGACGGTTCTTCCTCCAGGCCCTACTACATGTCTCCTGGCCTGCACAAGATCCTGCTCAAAGGCGAGGAGGGTGCCAAATTATGCGCTGCCTCCTGA
- the slc44a5b gene encoding choline transporter-like protein 5-B isoform X5, with protein MARKTDFPSSYYGEPSKFDPNFRGPVHKRSCTDMVCCVIFIVVIVGYIALGTVAWIHGDPRKVVYPTDSFGQFCGHPNTPNANKAILLYFNMLKCANPSVLINLQCPTTQICVSRCPDRFETLADAQPKTQNWRYYKQFCKPRIGISSKSITEILRDEDCPSMIVPSRPFLQRCFPDFITRNGILTVGNQTTFSDADNNRRSVNDLQEGARGITNLMNAKEIGLRIFEDYANSWDWILIGLVITMAVSLGFILLLRYTAGVLLWLIIFGVIAAIGFGIWQCYWEFSTLSGKPGANVSITDIGFHTDFSIYLQLSQTWLVFMVSLCVIEGIIVVMLIFLRKRLCIAIALLKEGSKAISYIMSALFYPIITFFLLAICIAYWAVIAVFLASSGDAVYKVTPADNNCMYANLTCNPQNFNGTNITRACPGSQCMFAFYGGESVYHRNIIVLHLCNLFMFLWLVNFTIALGQCTLAGAFASYYWALKKPDDIPACPLYSAFSRAIRYHTGSLAFGSLILAVVQMIRIILEYLDKRLKGHQNGCTRFVMCCLKCCFWCLEHFIKFINRNAYIMIAIYGKNFCTSSRNAFFLLMRNVIRVAVLDKVTDFLLFLGKLLISGSVGVLAFFFFTRKIPVIQEKVPSLNYYWVPLLTVIFGSYMVAHGFFNVYAMCVDTLFLCFCEDLERNDGSSSRPYYMSPGLHKILLKGEEGAKLCAAS; from the exons GAGCTGCACTGATATGGTTTGCTGTGTTATCTTCATCGTTGTCATCGTCGGCTACATCGCTCTGGGTACAGTGG CTTGGATCCATGGTGACCCCAGGAAGGTCGTCTATCCAACCGACAGCTTCGGTCAGTTCTGTGGCCACCCGAACACCCCCAATGC AAACAAAGCCATATTATTGTACTTCAACATGTTGAAATGTGCCAATCCTAGCGTTTTGATTAACCTCCAGTGCCCTACAACCCAG ATCTGTGTCTCCAGGTGCCCTGACAGATTTGAAACTCTCGCGGATGCACAGCCAAAAACCCAAAACTGGAGATATTACAAGCAATTCTGTAAGCCGCGCATCGGGATCAGCAGTAAG TCAATTACAGAAATCCTACGAGATGAAGACTGCCCGTCTATGATCGTGCCAAGCAGACCTT tCCTTCAGCGGTGCTTCCCTGATTTCATTACAAGAAATGGAATTTTAACTGTAGGCAACCAGACCACTTTCAGTGACGCTGACAATAACAGGAGAAGTGTCAACGACCTCCAAGAAGGTGCCAG AGGTATCACCAATCTGATGAATGCCAAAGAAATTGGCTTGAGGATCTTTGAGGACTATGCAAATTCCTGGGACTGGATCCTCAT TGGTCTGGTGATAACAATGGCGGTCAGTCTGGGCTTCATCCTGCTGCTGCGCTACACTGCTGGTGTGCTCCTGTGGCTCATTATCTTTGGTGTCATCGCCGCGATCGGCTTCG GTATCTGGCAATGCTACTGGGAGTTCAGCACTCTGAGCGGGAAGCCAGGTGCTAACGTCTCCATCACTGATATCGGCTTCCACACAGACTTCAGCATTTACCTTCAGCTCAGCCAAACGTGGCTCGTCTTCA TGGTCTCGCTTTGTGTGATTGAGGGCATCATTGTGGTTATGCTGATATTTCTGAGGAAGAGGCTGTGCATCGCTATTGCATTACTGAAGGAGGGAAGCAA GGCCATCAGCTACATCATGTCCGCTCTCTTCTACCCCATCATCACCTTTTTCCTGCTGGCCATCTGCATCGCCTACTGGGCCGTCATAGCAGT CTTCTTAGCATCATCTGGTGATGCAGTCTACAAGGTCACACCTGCTGACAATAATTGCATGTATGCGAACCTCACATGCAATCCACAG AACTTCAATGGCACAAATATAACCAGAGCGTGCCCCGGGTCACAATGCATGTTTGCCTTCTACGGCGGGGAAAGTGTGTACCACCGCAACATCATAGTCCTCCATCTGTGTAACCTGTTCATGTTCCTCTGGCTGGTCAACTTTACCATCGCGCTGGGCCAGTGCACCCTGGCCGGGGCCTTCGCGTCCTACTACTGGGCCCTGAAGAAGCCAGACGACATCCCTGCATGTCCCCTCTACTCCGCTTTCAGCCGAGCCATACG TTACCACACAGGTTCTCTTGCCTTCGGTTCTCTGATCCTCGCTGTGGTTCAAATGATCCGAATAATTCTCGAGTACCTGGATAAAAGACTGAAAG GTCATCAAAATGGATGCACTCGATTCGTAATGTGCTGCCTCAAATGCTGCTTCTGGTGCCTGGAACATTTCATCAAGTTCATAAACAGAAACGCATACATTATG ATAGCAATATATGGAAAgaacttctgcacctcttccAGGAATGCTTTCTTCCTCCTGATGAGGAACGTTATTCG GGTGGCTGTCCTGGACAAGGTGACAGACTTTCTGCTCTTCTTGGGAAAACTGCTTATTTCAGGAAGTGTCG GTGTTCTCGCATTTTTCTTCTTTACACGTAAAATCCCAGTCATTCAAGAGAAGGTGCCATCCCTAAATTACTACTGGGTCCCCCTTCTG ACGGTGATATTTGGATCCTACATGGTTGCACATGGCTTCTTTAACGTCTATGCCATGTGTGTGGACACGTTGTTCCTGTGCTTTT GTGAAGACCTGGAGAGGAATGACGGTTCTTCCTCCAGGCCCTACTACATGTCTCCTGGCCTGCACAAGATCCTGCTCAAAGGCGAGGAGGGTGCCAAATTATGCGCTGCCTCCTGA